From a single Caldalkalibacillus salinus genomic region:
- a CDS encoding SpoIID/LytB domain-containing protein produces the protein MLKWGLKAVLIFVFVLSTWLGGASFDHVQAVTNEIRVALFVDTGSGYRETVQSVTLSSDEALTYQNGNGRFDNIGHVSESRFRLDDFYLLVAETTDASQARQVNNALSQSGYNADLVQIQMQGTDYYRVVLGSATDHAAISQLQRQVSQQMSYNPQVAGPYRVQAGQFTSLKSAQQRLQRMQQGDSDIPAYLAQVNAGDQISYEVWMGDAANEQERQALQSTLQQSYSDMTFQPAKATDYILHYGRVITDSANVPYISVDTRSTLEVLSSETSSVPLITVEEKDQRQYRGKMELTQHNGHFTVVNVLPLESYLYSVVGTEMSTGWPIEALKAQAVMSRNYAYNQIQENKYGVAHLSDSVFEQAYHGYGREAQDVRQAVDQTSGQFLTFGGHIFATFYHSNAGGMTANGSEVWRQDLEHHNRVESDDAYPETVQVRWYRIQDGQGQIGYVSSEYIDKGTQGPSDTDLTFTFGTVNTSSLNFRAGPSTRHNRIGTLSQGARVLILDEVRQDNAYSWIAGPYTGEQLQRWINERDIQSSSVRSPVYQLEVTERGPSGRVLSMEANGQAIQTSTPDAHRSVFKDGTGNLRSTKFEVEAMGEFTVLGADGQQVDYPRDSTQSTTLYALQGEPDKTVEVNVNQTQFVAVNQELDTRILSKKPLFRLHGHGFGHGLGASQWGMYRMANNGYDYEQMLKHYFHNNVKLETKY, from the coding sequence ATGTTGAAATGGGGTTTGAAAGCCGTCTTAATATTTGTCTTTGTATTAAGTACTTGGTTAGGGGGAGCGTCTTTTGATCATGTGCAGGCTGTAACGAACGAAATACGAGTTGCGCTATTCGTAGATACAGGAAGTGGCTATCGTGAAACGGTCCAATCAGTGACTTTAAGTAGCGATGAGGCACTCACTTATCAAAATGGGAATGGGCGTTTTGATAATATTGGTCACGTGTCTGAAAGTCGTTTTCGTTTGGATGATTTTTATTTACTGGTGGCTGAAACAACCGATGCGTCTCAAGCACGTCAGGTCAACAATGCCTTAAGTCAAAGTGGTTACAACGCTGACCTCGTTCAAATACAAATGCAGGGAACGGATTATTATCGAGTGGTATTAGGCTCTGCTACGGATCATGCAGCCATCAGTCAGTTGCAGAGACAAGTGTCTCAGCAGATGTCTTATAACCCGCAGGTCGCCGGCCCATATCGGGTACAGGCGGGGCAATTCACCTCCTTGAAATCTGCTCAACAAAGGTTACAACGAATGCAACAAGGTGATAGTGACATTCCAGCTTACTTAGCTCAAGTGAACGCTGGTGATCAAATCAGTTATGAGGTATGGATGGGAGATGCTGCGAACGAACAAGAAAGACAAGCCTTGCAGAGCACGTTACAACAAAGCTATTCTGATATGACATTTCAACCGGCAAAGGCTACCGACTATATATTGCATTACGGGCGTGTCATAACGGATAGCGCAAATGTCCCTTACATATCTGTGGATACACGAAGTACTTTAGAAGTTTTGTCGTCCGAAACATCAAGTGTTCCACTGATAACAGTGGAAGAGAAAGATCAGCGTCAGTATAGGGGCAAAATGGAACTAACGCAACATAATGGTCATTTTACAGTGGTTAATGTTTTACCTTTGGAATCTTATTTATATAGTGTCGTTGGTACAGAAATGTCCACAGGTTGGCCGATAGAAGCGTTAAAAGCTCAAGCTGTGATGTCTCGAAACTATGCTTATAATCAGATACAAGAAAATAAATATGGGGTGGCCCATTTATCCGATTCCGTCTTTGAACAAGCTTACCATGGATATGGACGGGAGGCACAGGACGTACGACAGGCTGTCGATCAAACCAGTGGCCAATTTCTTACGTTCGGTGGTCATATCTTTGCTACTTTTTATCATTCCAACGCTGGTGGCATGACAGCAAACGGGTCAGAAGTGTGGCGACAGGACCTTGAACACCATAATCGTGTTGAAAGTGATGATGCTTATCCAGAAACAGTACAAGTACGCTGGTATCGTATACAAGATGGCCAGGGGCAAATAGGCTATGTATCCAGTGAATACATTGATAAAGGGACACAAGGACCATCGGACACAGATTTAACATTTACATTCGGGACCGTTAATACATCGTCGTTAAACTTCCGTGCAGGTCCGTCAACTCGTCACAATCGGATCGGTACCCTTTCCCAAGGGGCACGTGTACTGATACTCGATGAAGTGAGACAAGATAATGCTTACTCTTGGATAGCGGGACCATACACTGGAGAACAATTACAGCGTTGGATAAACGAGAGAGACATTCAGTCATCATCTGTGCGTAGCCCTGTTTATCAACTAGAGGTGACTGAAAGAGGACCGTCAGGACGGGTGTTATCTATGGAGGCCAATGGACAAGCCATTCAGACTTCAACACCAGATGCCCATCGTTCTGTCTTTAAAGATGGTACAGGAAACCTTCGCTCCACCAAATTCGAAGTGGAGGCGATGGGAGAATTCACAGTTTTAGGGGCGGATGGTCAGCAAGTGGATTATCCAAGAGATTCTACCCAAAGTACAACACTATACGCCTTACAGGGCGAGCCTGATAAGACGGTAGAAGTGAATGTCAATCAAACGCAATTCGTTGCTGTCAATCAGGAATTAGACACACGTATACTCTCTAAAAAGCCTTTATTCAGATTGCATGGTCATGGATTTGGCCATGGGTTAGGTGCCTCCCAATGGGGCATGTATCGTATGGCAAACAATGGGTATGATTATGAGCAGATGTTGAAACACTATTTTCATAACAATGTAAAATTAGAAACAAAGTATTAA
- the ruvB gene encoding Holliday junction branch migration DNA helicase RuvB encodes MEDRIITSELTEADTEVELSLRPRYLAEYIGQQKVKDNLKVFIEAAKLREEALDHVLLYGPPGLGKTTLSNIIANELGVNLRTTSGPAIERAGDLAAILTNLQEGDVLFIDEIHRLNRSVEEVLYPAMEDYCLDIMIGKGPSARSVRLDLPQFTLVGATTRAGRLSAPLRDRFGVVCRLEYYNKDDLGYIISRAADILQVDIKEDAANEIALRSRGTPRIANRLLKRVRDFAQVAGEGVITREIAEEALEKLQVDRQGLDHIDHKLLQAIIDHFRGGPVGVDTISAMIGEESDTVEDVYEPYLMQIGFIQRTNRGRMATPLAYQHFGLDYPE; translated from the coding sequence ATGGAAGACCGTATCATTACCTCAGAATTAACGGAGGCTGATACTGAGGTTGAACTTAGCTTACGTCCCCGTTATTTGGCTGAATACATAGGACAACAGAAAGTCAAAGACAACCTTAAAGTATTTATAGAAGCGGCTAAGTTAAGGGAGGAGGCCCTGGATCACGTTTTACTATATGGCCCTCCAGGACTGGGGAAAACCACACTCTCCAATATCATTGCAAATGAGTTAGGAGTTAATCTACGGACGACGTCAGGTCCGGCTATTGAGCGTGCGGGTGACCTAGCCGCCATACTTACCAATTTACAGGAAGGTGACGTCTTATTTATTGATGAGATCCACCGACTCAATCGGAGTGTAGAAGAAGTTTTATACCCTGCTATGGAGGATTATTGTTTGGACATCATGATCGGCAAGGGGCCGAGTGCACGATCCGTACGCTTAGACTTACCGCAATTCACATTGGTAGGCGCAACGACACGGGCTGGAAGACTGTCGGCACCTTTGCGTGATCGCTTTGGTGTTGTGTGTAGACTCGAATATTATAATAAGGACGACTTGGGTTATATTATCTCTCGTGCAGCTGATATTCTACAAGTAGATATCAAGGAGGACGCAGCGAACGAAATTGCTTTACGTTCTAGAGGAACACCAAGAATTGCTAACCGTCTCCTAAAACGAGTACGTGATTTTGCTCAAGTGGCAGGTGAAGGCGTGATTACGAGAGAGATTGCCGAAGAAGCGCTTGAAAAGCTGCAAGTAGATCGTCAGGGACTCGACCATATCGACCATAAGCTGCTACAGGCTATTATTGATCATTTTAGAGGTGGCCCAGTGGGCGTTGATACGATATCCGCTATGATTGGGGAAGAATCAGATACGGTTGAGGATGTATACGAACCATACCTGATGCAAATTGGATTCATACAACGGACGAACCGGGGGCGGATGGCCACACCACTCGCCTATCAGCATTTTGGACTTGATTACCCAGAATAA
- the ruvA gene encoding Holliday junction branch migration protein RuvA, with the protein MIDYIRGTLAHLDLDYVVLETHGVGYHIHCGNPYVYQGKEGQELILYTYQYVREDQLSLFGFATREERALFTRLLQVSGVGPKGALAIVASGQVWRVIEAIKNDHVNILTKFPGVGKKTAQRIILDLKDKLDDLLPHFVSEQEVSPTLLEDEAPVTVTSDYSDVQREALEALKALGYSDKEVKQVSSQLQKQGDEDWTTDQYIKKGLQLLMK; encoded by the coding sequence ATGATTGATTATATTAGAGGAACGTTAGCTCATTTAGATTTGGATTACGTGGTGCTTGAGACGCATGGCGTCGGGTATCATATACACTGTGGAAACCCGTACGTATACCAAGGCAAAGAAGGACAAGAGTTAATCCTATATACATATCAGTACGTCAGAGAGGATCAGTTAAGCTTGTTTGGTTTTGCCACTCGGGAAGAACGAGCGTTATTCACGCGGCTGCTTCAGGTGTCAGGTGTCGGGCCAAAAGGAGCCTTAGCGATTGTGGCTTCAGGTCAAGTTTGGCGTGTAATCGAAGCTATTAAAAATGATCATGTGAATATCTTGACAAAGTTTCCCGGCGTAGGTAAAAAAACAGCGCAACGGATTATTCTAGATCTGAAAGATAAACTGGATGATCTCTTACCCCACTTTGTTTCAGAACAAGAGGTTAGTCCCACACTGTTGGAGGATGAGGCTCCTGTGACCGTTACTAGCGATTATTCAGACGTTCAGCGTGAAGCGCTAGAAGCCTTAAAGGCGTTGGGCTACTCGGACAAGGAAGTGAAGCAAGTCTCTTCTCAACTTCAAAAGCAAGGTGATGAAGACTGGACAACGGATCAGTATATTAAGAAAGGACTACAACTTCTCATGAAGTGA
- the ruvC gene encoding crossover junction endodeoxyribonuclease RuvC translates to MLILGIDPGIAIVGFGVVEKQGHQLRPVQYGSIVTEAGLRTETRLKQIYEAMTHLIDKYKPDVMGIEKLYFNRNVTTAFTVGQARGVMLLAAEEAEVPITEYTPLQVKQAVVGYGQAEKKQVQEMVRMLLNLKERPKPDDVADALAVAICEAHSGHMHQLVEKRRL, encoded by the coding sequence ATGCTAATATTAGGAATCGACCCTGGTATTGCGATCGTAGGTTTTGGCGTGGTTGAGAAGCAGGGACATCAGCTTCGTCCTGTACAGTATGGCAGTATCGTTACTGAAGCAGGATTGAGAACGGAAACGAGGTTAAAGCAGATTTATGAGGCAATGACTCATCTGATTGATAAATATAAACCCGATGTTATGGGCATCGAAAAGCTTTATTTTAACCGTAACGTCACGACAGCCTTTACCGTTGGGCAAGCGCGTGGCGTCATGCTCTTAGCTGCTGAAGAAGCGGAAGTTCCCATTACGGAATACACACCGTTACAAGTCAAGCAGGCCGTTGTGGGCTATGGACAAGCGGAAAAGAAGCAAGTCCAGGAAATGGTTCGTATGTTATTAAATCTAAAAGAAAGACCTAAACCGGATGATGTGGCAGACGCATTGGCTGTAGCCATCTGTGAAGCCCATTCCGGGCATATGCATCAACTAGTGGAGAAGAGGCGGTTGTAA
- a CDS encoding BofC C-terminal domain-containing protein: MSRLLRRLRKMLRRAKSLVAIGSIMFFLINGFHLTSISTTPSLAVKENIDIQQQAAASTQQFTITLQTHYVCGVETEKLQFHHQREMEDWLTEHGYRWKVLERNGGHYVLGREVSDDLSERCKETGYFGIDQDGVLTIFEGPPSDNKVIQTFFRIDTKKLESLLPQEEVETLIQGIRIESMEEYLGVLSTYSPFAEQ; this comes from the coding sequence ATGTCTCGTTTACTGAGAAGACTCAGAAAAATGTTAAGAAGAGCCAAAAGTTTAGTGGCCATCGGTAGCATTATGTTTTTTCTTATCAATGGTTTTCACCTTACTTCCATTAGTACAACACCGAGCCTTGCTGTTAAGGAAAATATAGACATACAACAACAAGCTGCAGCGTCAACCCAACAGTTTACCATCACCCTACAGACTCATTATGTCTGTGGGGTGGAAACGGAGAAGCTACAATTCCACCATCAGCGAGAGATGGAGGACTGGTTGACGGAACACGGTTATAGATGGAAAGTATTAGAGCGTAATGGCGGGCACTATGTACTAGGTCGAGAAGTAAGTGATGATCTTTCAGAGCGCTGTAAAGAGACAGGTTACTTCGGAATAGACCAGGACGGTGTGCTCACGATTTTTGAAGGGCCACCGTCAGACAACAAAGTGATTCAAACCTTTTTCAGAATTGATACCAAAAAGTTAGAGTCCCTTTTACCACAAGAAGAAGTAGAAACGCTGATTCAAGGCATTAGAATTGAGAGTATGGAAGAATACTTAGGTGTCCTATCCACCTATAGTCCATTTGCAGAACAGTGA
- a CDS encoding YebC/PmpR family DNA-binding transcriptional regulator: MAGHSKWKNIQHRKGRQDARRAKVFTKISKEIFASVRSGGDDTTTNTRLRLALQKAKEANMPNDNIDRTIKKALGDVDGVQYEEILYEGYGPGGVAVMVEALTDNRNRSAADIRHIFNKNSGNLGETGCVSYLFERKGVLSFTKSDSPLSEEEVMLEALEAGAEDITDDESSFEIYTTPQAYEEVKEGLEAQGVSFDSSEITMVPATYVALHGEDAEQMLKLIDALEDNDDVQNVYSNVEMDNETVERLSHN; encoded by the coding sequence GTGGCAGGTCATTCTAAATGGAAGAATATACAGCACCGTAAAGGACGGCAAGATGCCAGAAGAGCAAAGGTATTCACAAAGATCTCAAAGGAAATATTTGCTTCAGTTCGTAGCGGGGGAGACGATACCACAACGAATACACGATTAAGGTTAGCCTTACAAAAAGCAAAAGAGGCCAACATGCCTAATGACAATATAGACAGAACCATAAAAAAAGCACTCGGCGACGTAGATGGGGTTCAATACGAAGAAATACTATATGAGGGTTATGGACCAGGTGGGGTTGCTGTCATGGTTGAAGCATTAACAGATAACCGCAATCGGTCTGCAGCAGATATCCGTCACATATTTAACAAAAATAGTGGGAATTTGGGCGAAACAGGGTGTGTGTCATACTTATTTGAGCGCAAAGGGGTCCTTAGCTTTACGAAGTCGGACAGCCCGTTAAGTGAAGAAGAGGTGATGTTAGAAGCCTTAGAAGCAGGAGCAGAGGATATCACAGATGACGAATCATCGTTTGAAATATATACCACACCTCAAGCTTATGAGGAGGTTAAAGAAGGATTAGAAGCCCAAGGGGTTTCCTTTGACTCGAGTGAAATCACGATGGTTCCTGCCACATACGTCGCACTACATGGCGAAGATGCGGAGCAAATGCTTAAATTGATTGATGCACTAGAAGATAACGATGATGTTCAAAACGTTTATTCCAATGTAGAGATGGATAATGAAACGGTGGAGCGCTTGAGCCACAACTAA
- a CDS encoding YhcN/YlaJ family sporulation lipoprotein: protein MKKTALGLTLALVMGATVACTPGDQGAADDQRLRSAGQYQERTHQNDNRSIGTNDIRDRQGLMGRDQNYTDPRYRGLAGRIGDEDRGTDNRRNMGNGVRGGAFLGGGKGTRMQDASRLNRGNMRFGNENTEMARDLEQRILSVPGVEDARVMVDGDDVVCGVETNGNRDEVMKRVEQEVQQDTRGQQVHITDDADIFGRLGNMGNQNQNQNQNGPIEDTGREMQRLLRDIGRSVGEGNQ from the coding sequence ATGAAAAAAACAGCATTAGGACTAACACTTGCACTCGTCATGGGTGCAACGGTGGCATGTACACCTGGAGATCAAGGAGCAGCTGATGATCAGAGATTACGTTCTGCTGGACAGTATCAAGAGAGAACGCATCAGAATGACAATCGTTCCATTGGGACCAATGACATACGTGACCGTCAAGGTTTGATGGGGCGAGATCAAAATTACACCGACCCACGATACAGAGGCTTAGCTGGCCGGATCGGTGACGAAGACAGAGGAACCGATAACAGAAGAAATATGGGCAATGGTGTCCGCGGTGGTGCTTTCCTCGGCGGTGGAAAAGGCACACGTATGCAGGATGCAAGCAGGTTAAATCGTGGCAACATGCGTTTCGGAAATGAAAATACTGAAATGGCGCGTGACTTAGAGCAGAGAATTCTATCCGTACCTGGTGTAGAAGATGCTCGTGTCATGGTTGATGGTGATGACGTAGTCTGTGGTGTAGAGACTAACGGTAACAGAGACGAAGTGATGAAACGTGTTGAACAAGAAGTGCAACAAGACACGAGAGGGCAGCAGGTTCACATTACCGACGATGCTGACATTTTTGGACGCCTCGGTAATATGGGTAACCAAAACCAGAACCAGAACCAAAATGGTCCAATTGAAGACACAGGCAGAGAAATGCAAAGGTTATTAAGAGATATTGGACGATCTGTTGGTGAAGGCAATCAATAA
- the safA gene encoding SafA/ExsA family spore coat assembly protein: MKIHTVQKGDTLWKLAEQYGVDFDELKAANPQLTNPDMIMPGMKIKIPSSAVQAKTKKELPKKELPKKDLPKKELPKAQLPKKDIPKELPKKDIPKELPKKEVPKELPKKETPKKDKFDLPKPDLGKLDDIQQMVKDLVSQQLPSIVDAIMDQKKPDIVNQVIVEMDQHQKQVSHQHHHKPLPVQKVQPAKPKAMPKPYKPQKPNVSHHPCPPYPPSPHGMGPHGMGQPYGPGPQYGQYPGMMYGTPQPGQVQGVQSPMGMPQMSPYGSDGYGAGAPSPYGGPEYGAPGYPSPYGGMSTHGKTSPYGHKKKKDCGCAREDYYEPVDQGDEFTDQ, encoded by the coding sequence GTGAAAATTCACACAGTACAAAAAGGTGATACCCTATGGAAGCTTGCAGAGCAGTATGGTGTTGATTTTGACGAGTTGAAAGCGGCAAACCCGCAATTAACAAATCCAGATATGATTATGCCCGGAATGAAAATTAAAATTCCGAGTTCCGCTGTGCAAGCGAAAACCAAAAAGGAATTGCCAAAGAAAGAGTTACCGAAAAAAGATCTACCGAAAAAGGAGTTACCCAAGGCTCAGCTGCCGAAAAAAGACATCCCTAAAGAATTACCAAAAAAAGACATCCCTAAAGAATTACCAAAAAAAGAAGTGCCAAAAGAATTACCAAAGAAAGAAACACCCAAGAAGGATAAATTTGATCTACCTAAGCCTGACCTTGGAAAATTAGATGATATTCAACAAATGGTAAAAGACTTAGTAAGTCAGCAATTACCAAGTATTGTAGATGCTATTATGGATCAAAAGAAACCGGATATCGTGAATCAGGTCATTGTAGAAATGGATCAACATCAAAAACAAGTGTCTCACCAACACCATCACAAACCATTACCGGTTCAAAAAGTGCAACCTGCAAAGCCCAAAGCAATGCCTAAGCCTTATAAACCACAAAAACCTAATGTGTCTCACCACCCATGCCCACCCTATCCACCAAGCCCACACGGGATGGGTCCGCACGGGATGGGGCAGCCTTATGGCCCAGGCCCGCAATATGGACAGTATCCCGGTATGATGTACGGAACGCCACAACCGGGGCAAGTTCAGGGCGTTCAGTCACCGATGGGAATGCCACAGATGTCTCCGTATGGTAGTGATGGGTATGGCGCAGGAGCACCTTCACCCTATGGAGGTCCAGAATACGGTGCACCAGGATACCCATCTCCTTACGGTGGCATGTCCACCCATGGGAAAACGAGTCCATATGGTCACAAAAAGAAAAAGGACTGCGGCTGTGCAAGAGAAGATTATTATGAACCTGTAGATCAAGGAGATGAATTTACAGATCAGTAA
- the pheA gene encoding prephenate dehydratase — protein sequence MSYSIAFLGPHGTFTEEALHSLLAYEQTNKGETSIIAAPSIPDTLEYSLQDKCDYAFVPIENSIEGSVNMTLDWFTLHPELTIQAELHLPIQQVVMCHPALQDCSPNDINTIYSHPHAVAQCQQFLKDRYPQAKWEYMKSTAEAAEWVSRHSDQRAVAVGNRWAASMNDLKILHEDIQDYGNNYTRFVLAGKEKWVTAEEHQASYKSSLLITLPEDYPGALYQVLAAFSWRKLNLTRIESRPTKKGLGSYYFFLDVDHAMDEVLLPGALAEIDALGCDVHFLGSYPSFIKKI from the coding sequence TTGTCATACTCAATTGCCTTTTTAGGGCCGCACGGTACATTCACGGAAGAAGCATTACACAGTCTGCTTGCTTATGAACAGACTAATAAGGGAGAAACTTCTATTATTGCAGCCCCGTCTATCCCAGATACTTTAGAATATAGCCTGCAGGATAAGTGTGATTACGCCTTTGTCCCCATAGAAAATTCGATCGAAGGTTCTGTTAATATGACCTTAGACTGGTTTACTTTGCACCCTGAATTAACCATTCAAGCAGAACTGCACTTGCCGATTCAACAGGTGGTGATGTGCCATCCCGCTTTACAGGACTGTTCACCAAACGATATAAACACCATATATTCACACCCTCACGCAGTCGCTCAATGCCAGCAGTTTCTGAAGGATCGTTATCCTCAAGCGAAGTGGGAATATATGAAGAGCACCGCAGAAGCTGCAGAGTGGGTCAGTCGTCACTCCGATCAACGAGCGGTCGCTGTCGGTAATAGATGGGCAGCTTCAATGAACGACTTGAAGATTTTACATGAGGATATACAGGACTACGGTAACAACTATACGCGTTTTGTGCTAGCCGGAAAAGAAAAGTGGGTCACGGCAGAAGAGCATCAAGCGTCTTATAAGAGTTCCTTGCTCATCACTCTACCCGAAGATTACCCTGGCGCATTATATCAAGTACTGGCTGCTTTTTCTTGGAGAAAACTAAACTTAACAAGGATAGAATCAAGGCCAACCAAAAAAGGTTTAGGATCATACTACTTTTTCCTTGATGTTGATCATGCCATGGATGAAGTTTTACTACCCGGTGCCTTAGCAGAGATTGACGCACTAGGTTGTGATGTTCACTTTCTAGGAAGTTATCCTTCTTTTATTAAAAAAATATGA
- the thrB gene encoding homoserine kinase, with translation MNEHRSITVRVPASTANLGSGFDSIGVAFQLYTTVTAQASDHVSFEWKTDALQQANISATDNLIWKAMTDVYEYVGRPLPSLHITVTSDIPLTRGLGSSASAYVAGLKLANEWLDGPLTNQELLHLAAREEGHPDNVGASLFGGVFLGTIDPATGSVCYQTLHFPENWKWIAAIPSYPLSTKEARGILPSAYDKHDVIYNVSRFGLLISAILRADERAMQEGLQDRLHQPYRTDLISGLAPLMSEEKQNGLLGYMISGAGPTVLALVSQSSIITDVKERMEYHLKTQDDGLRVTELDIDRQGAIATSETLSQLAKK, from the coding sequence ATGAATGAACATAGGTCAATAACAGTAAGAGTGCCAGCAAGTACGGCGAACTTAGGTTCAGGTTTTGATAGTATAGGCGTCGCCTTTCAACTGTATACGACGGTCACGGCACAGGCGTCTGATCACGTGTCCTTCGAATGGAAAACGGACGCACTGCAGCAAGCGAATATCAGTGCAACGGATAATCTTATTTGGAAAGCCATGACTGACGTATACGAGTATGTAGGGCGCCCCCTGCCTTCCTTGCATATCACGGTTACGTCAGATATCCCGCTCACTCGCGGTTTGGGAAGCAGTGCTTCAGCCTATGTGGCAGGCTTAAAATTAGCAAATGAATGGTTAGACGGTCCACTCACAAACCAAGAGTTGCTACATCTAGCTGCCAGAGAAGAAGGACACCCTGACAACGTAGGAGCTAGTTTATTCGGGGGCGTTTTTCTGGGTACCATCGATCCAGCGACAGGGTCTGTATGTTATCAAACACTCCATTTTCCAGAAAATTGGAAATGGATTGCGGCCATTCCCTCCTATCCATTATCAACGAAGGAAGCGCGGGGCATATTACCGTCGGCTTACGACAAACACGATGTCATTTATAATGTCAGCCGATTTGGATTGCTCATCTCCGCGATCCTTAGAGCCGATGAGCGAGCGATGCAGGAGGGGTTACAGGATCGTCTTCACCAGCCTTATCGAACGGATCTCATATCAGGTTTGGCTCCGTTAATGAGCGAAGAGAAACAAAATGGATTATTAGGTTATATGATTAGCGGTGCTGGCCCCACTGTGTTGGCACTCGTCTCCCAATCATCTATAATCACTGATGTGAAAGAAAGAATGGAATATCATCTTAAAACACAGGATGATGGCCTCAGAGTGACCGAGCTGGACATTGATCGACAAGGGGCGATCGCGACATCAGAAACTTTATCTCAATTAGCTAAAAAGTGA
- the thrC gene encoding threonine synthase — protein MSQGLLHKYASLLPVTDQTPRLTLGEGATPLVYAEKLSDRIQAHVYLKLEGLNPTGSFKDRGMVMAVAKAKEEGASAVICASTGNTSASAAAYASKAGLSCFVVIPHGYVALGKLAQAMVYGADIIPIKGNFDQALQVVRQLSEKHPISLVNSVNPYRLEGQKTAAFEIREQLGRDVDIVALPVGNAGNISAYWKGFKEAHQVQMISKTPHMWGFEAEGAAAIVKNKVIENPDTFATAIRIGNPASWDLAVQAREESQGDIDDVTDEQIREAYELLSAEEGIFCEPASASSVAGLLKKANKGQVPEGATIVSVLTGNGLKDPTTAMDSINQELEPISGDEEELTKLIFKHQEV, from the coding sequence ATGAGTCAAGGTTTACTACACAAATACGCTTCCCTACTTCCTGTGACGGATCAGACCCCCCGCCTCACATTAGGGGAAGGCGCCACACCGCTCGTTTATGCCGAGAAGCTATCTGACAGAATCCAAGCACACGTTTATCTCAAACTAGAAGGCTTGAATCCGACAGGCTCTTTTAAAGATCGAGGCATGGTGATGGCCGTAGCTAAAGCCAAGGAGGAGGGCGCAAGTGCTGTTATTTGTGCTTCCACGGGGAACACGTCAGCCTCTGCAGCCGCTTATGCCTCTAAAGCAGGATTATCCTGTTTCGTTGTCATTCCTCATGGCTATGTGGCATTGGGAAAATTAGCCCAAGCGATGGTATACGGTGCCGACATTATCCCTATTAAAGGGAACTTTGACCAGGCTTTACAGGTCGTTCGGCAGTTAAGTGAAAAGCATCCTATCTCATTGGTTAATTCCGTTAACCCTTACCGATTGGAGGGACAAAAGACGGCCGCCTTTGAAATAAGAGAGCAGTTAGGGAGAGATGTGGATATCGTTGCTCTTCCTGTGGGGAATGCCGGAAACATATCAGCTTACTGGAAAGGCTTTAAAGAAGCACACCAAGTTCAAATGATATCAAAGACACCACATATGTGGGGATTCGAAGCGGAGGGAGCCGCTGCGATCGTCAAAAATAAAGTGATTGAAAATCCAGATACCTTTGCTACTGCGATCCGTATTGGAAACCCTGCAAGTTGGGATCTAGCCGTTCAGGCACGGGAGGAATCGCAAGGTGACATTGATGATGTGACTGACGAACAAATCAGGGAGGCTTACGAACTCCTTTCAGCTGAAGAAGGTATCTTTTGTGAACCAGCTTCAGCTTCTTCAGTTGCAGGGTTGTTGAAAAAGGCGAATAAAGGACAGGTACCTGAGGGCGCGACCATCGTTTCTGTATTAACCGGAAACGGGCTAAAAGATCCTACCACAGCTATGGACAGTATCAATCAGGAGTTAGAGCCTATTTCTGGAGATGAAGAAGAATTAACCAAGCTCATATTCAAGCATCAAGAGGTGTAA